The proteins below come from a single Piscinibacter gummiphilus genomic window:
- a CDS encoding PilT/PilU family type 4a pilus ATPase: MERDQASKFVNDLLRLMISRNGSDLFLTADFPPAIKVDGKITKVSPQPLTSQHTLALTRSVMNDKQAAEFEKTKECNFAISPQGIGRFRVNAFVQQGHVGLVLRTIPQTLPTIDSLNLPQILKDVTMTKRGLVIFVGATGSGKSTSLAAMIDYRNENSYGHIITIEDPVEFVHPHKNCIVTQREVGLDTEDWFSALKNTLRQAPDVILMGEIRDRETMEHAVAFAETGHLCMATLHANSANQALDRIINFFPEERRAQLLMDLSLNLKGLISQRLLPRQEGRGRIAAVEILLNTPLISDLIFKGEVAEIKEIMKKSRELGMQTFDQALFDLYENHLVTYEDALRNADSVNDLRLQIKLHSNRARSSDLSAGTEHLTIV, encoded by the coding sequence ATGGAAAGAGACCAGGCATCGAAATTCGTCAACGACCTGCTGCGGCTGATGATCTCCCGCAACGGCTCCGACCTCTTCCTCACGGCCGACTTCCCGCCGGCCATCAAGGTCGACGGCAAGATCACCAAGGTGTCGCCGCAGCCGCTGACGAGCCAGCACACGCTGGCCCTCACCCGCTCGGTGATGAACGACAAGCAGGCCGCCGAGTTCGAGAAGACGAAGGAATGCAACTTCGCGATCTCGCCGCAGGGCATCGGCCGCTTCCGCGTCAACGCCTTCGTGCAGCAGGGCCATGTGGGCCTCGTGCTGCGGACGATTCCGCAGACGCTCCCCACCATCGACAGCCTCAACCTGCCGCAGATCCTGAAAGACGTGACGATGACCAAGCGCGGGCTGGTTATCTTCGTGGGTGCCACCGGCTCCGGCAAGAGCACCTCGCTCGCGGCCATGATCGACTACCGCAACGAGAACTCCTACGGCCACATCATCACCATCGAAGACCCGGTGGAGTTCGTGCACCCGCACAAGAACTGCATCGTGACGCAGCGCGAGGTCGGCCTCGACACCGAAGACTGGTTCTCGGCCCTGAAGAACACCCTGCGCCAGGCGCCCGACGTGATCCTGATGGGTGAAATCCGCGACCGCGAGACCATGGAGCACGCAGTGGCCTTCGCCGAAACCGGCCACCTGTGCATGGCCACGCTGCACGCCAACAGCGCCAACCAGGCGCTCGACCGCATCATCAACTTCTTCCCCGAAGAGCGCCGCGCCCAGCTGCTGATGGACCTGTCGCTCAACCTGAAGGGCCTGATCTCGCAGCGCCTCTTGCCGCGCCAGGAAGGGCGAGGCCGCATTGCCGCGGTCGAGATCCTGCTCAACACGCCGTTGATCAGCGACCTGATCTTCAAGGGCGAGGTGGCCGAGATCAAGGAAATCATGAAGAAGAGCCGCGAGCTCGGCATGCAGACCTTCGACCAGGCGCTCTTCGACCTCTACGAGAACCACCTCGTGACCTACGAAGACGCACTGCGCAACGCCGACTCGGTGAACGACCTGCGCCTGCAGATCAAGCTGCACAGCAACCGGGCGCGCAGCTCCGATCTGTCGGCCGGCACCGAACACCTGACCATTGTTTGA
- a CDS encoding LysR family transcriptional regulator, giving the protein MNDLDPLWLRSFIAVADTGSVTRAAQQVHRTQSAVSTHLQQLEASLGVRLAERSTRALALTAEGERFLPHARRLLDWQADARAAVQPAADEEVRRIGISEYFMPARLGELLALLHDSTPGVRFELLWASSASLQQLWQAGTMDLAVVTSDEPLPGAKLIKREPLAWVHAERYAVPSAGPAPLVLLGPECPVRRMALEALARAGRAHHLRLSCTGAHGAMAALRAGWGIGCLNHSAIPADLVSLSASQRWPAPGRLSFYSLTRPALQATERELRRWAQA; this is encoded by the coding sequence ATGAACGACCTGGACCCACTCTGGCTGCGCAGCTTCATCGCCGTGGCCGACACCGGCTCGGTGACCCGCGCTGCGCAGCAGGTGCACCGCACGCAGTCGGCCGTGAGCACGCATCTGCAGCAGCTCGAAGCCTCGCTCGGCGTGCGCCTGGCCGAGCGCAGCACGCGTGCGCTCGCGCTCACGGCCGAGGGCGAACGTTTCCTGCCGCACGCCCGCCGCCTGCTCGACTGGCAGGCCGACGCCCGCGCGGCGGTGCAGCCCGCGGCCGACGAAGAAGTGCGCCGCATCGGCATCAGCGAGTACTTCATGCCGGCCCGCCTCGGCGAGCTGCTGGCACTCTTGCACGACAGCACGCCCGGCGTGCGCTTCGAGCTGCTGTGGGCGAGCTCCGCGTCGCTGCAGCAGCTGTGGCAGGCCGGCACGATGGACCTGGCCGTGGTCACGAGCGACGAGCCGCTGCCCGGTGCCAAGCTCATCAAGCGCGAGCCGCTCGCCTGGGTGCACGCCGAGCGCTACGCCGTGCCCAGCGCCGGCCCCGCGCCGCTCGTGCTGCTCGGGCCCGAGTGCCCGGTGCGTCGCATGGCGCTCGAGGCCCTGGCCCGCGCCGGCCGGGCGCACCACCTCCGCCTGAGCTGCACCGGCGCCCACGGTGCGATGGCCGCGCTGCGCGCCGGCTGGGGCATCGGCTGCCTGAACCACTCGGCGATTCCTGCCGACCTGGTCTCCCTCTCGGCTTCGCAGCGCTGGCCCGCGCCAGGCCGACTATCCTTCTATTCCCTCACCCGCCCCGCGCTGCAGGCCACCGAACGTGAGCTGCGGCGCTGGGCCCAAGCTTGA
- a CDS encoding GFA family protein yields MHLEGSCHCGAVRFSLESHSPQPFMHCHCSICRKTAGGGGYAINIGGDATTLRVSGQRNVSIYHAVMREPGKRATRSKAGRHFCKLCGSALWLWDPRWPELVHPHASAIDTPLPKPKEVVEAALQWVAPWVDVPKGRGHVHCQTWPSESLREWHQRHGVESV; encoded by the coding sequence ATGCACCTGGAAGGTTCCTGCCATTGCGGCGCCGTGCGCTTCAGCCTCGAATCGCACAGCCCGCAGCCGTTCATGCACTGCCACTGCTCGATCTGCCGCAAGACGGCGGGCGGTGGCGGGTATGCGATCAACATCGGCGGCGATGCCACCACGCTGCGCGTGTCGGGGCAGAGGAACGTCTCCATCTACCACGCGGTCATGCGCGAACCGGGCAAACGCGCGACCCGTTCGAAAGCCGGCCGCCATTTCTGCAAGCTGTGCGGCAGCGCGTTGTGGTTGTGGGACCCGCGCTGGCCCGAGCTCGTGCACCCGCATGCGTCGGCCATCGACACGCCGCTGCCCAAACCGAAGGAGGTGGTCGAGGCGGCGCTGCAGTGGGTCGCGCCCTGGGTCGACGTGCCCAAGGGGCGGGGCCATGTGCATTGCCAGACCTGGCCGAGCGAATCGCTGCGCGAATGGCACCAGCGGCACGGTGTCGAGAGCGTCTAG
- a CDS encoding 4-oxalocrotonate tautomerase: protein MPYLHIQISGPQDDTLAQRVAETGTALTSKLLGKNREHTAVVVDFIAPSRWFIAGRPLVGAPKRSYHWMVSITDETNTKREKADYLAAVHQAMDELLGGAAEHSYAHVADLRGSAYGFAGRTQEHRYQHG from the coding sequence ATGCCTTACCTGCACATCCAGATCTCCGGCCCGCAAGACGACACCCTGGCCCAGCGTGTGGCCGAGACGGGCACCGCACTCACCTCGAAGCTGCTCGGCAAGAACCGCGAGCACACGGCGGTGGTGGTCGACTTCATCGCGCCTTCGCGCTGGTTCATCGCCGGCCGGCCGCTCGTGGGAGCGCCGAAGCGCAGCTACCACTGGATGGTGAGCATCACCGACGAGACCAACACCAAGCGCGAGAAGGCCGACTACCTCGCTGCCGTGCACCAGGCGATGGACGAGCTGCTGGGCGGTGCGGCGGAGCATTCGTATGCGCACGTGGCCGACCTGCGTGGCAGCGCCTATGGCTTCGCCGGGCGCACGCAGGAACACCGCTACCAGCACGGTTGA
- a CDS encoding YggS family pyridoxal phosphate-dependent enzyme: MATIAANIQQVRERIARACAAAQRPVQSVTLLTVSKTFGADEVREAAAAGERRFGENYVQEAIEKIEVLADLRAQIEWHLIGPLQSNKTRVAAKYFDWVHSVDRLKIAERLSEQRGPEQPPLNLCLQVNVSGEASKSGVAPDDLPALAHAVAALPRVRLRGLMSIPEPSDDPAQQAAPHRQLRQLFHRLQQEGLDLDTLSMGMSADLEAAIAEGSTMVRVGTAIFGRR, translated from the coding sequence ATGGCGACGATTGCAGCGAACATACAACAAGTGCGCGAGCGCATCGCGAGGGCCTGTGCGGCTGCGCAACGCCCCGTGCAAAGTGTCACGCTGCTAACCGTAAGCAAAACTTTCGGTGCCGATGAAGTGCGCGAGGCCGCGGCGGCCGGCGAGCGCCGCTTCGGCGAGAACTACGTGCAGGAAGCGATCGAGAAGATCGAGGTGCTGGCCGACCTGCGCGCGCAGATCGAGTGGCACTTGATCGGGCCCTTGCAAAGCAACAAGACGCGCGTGGCCGCGAAGTACTTCGATTGGGTGCACAGCGTCGACCGCTTGAAGATCGCTGAGCGGCTGAGCGAGCAACGCGGCCCCGAGCAGCCCCCGCTCAACCTGTGCCTGCAGGTGAACGTGAGCGGCGAAGCGAGCAAGAGCGGTGTCGCGCCCGATGACCTGCCGGCACTTGCACACGCGGTGGCCGCGCTGCCCCGCGTCCGGCTGCGCGGCCTGATGTCGATTCCCGAGCCGAGCGATGACCCCGCTCAGCAGGCCGCGCCCCATCGCCAGTTGCGCCAGCTCTTCCATCGGCTGCAGCAGGAAGGGCTCGACCTCGACACCCTCTCGATGGGCATGAGCGCCGATCTGGAAGCAGCCATCGCCGAGGGTTCGACGATGGTTCGTGTGGGCACCGCAATCTTCGGTCGGCGCTGA
- a CDS encoding NAD(P)-dependent oxidoreductase: MSTRSYDPIKPQKVAFLGLGVMGYPMAGHLKRAGHDVVVYNRTAAKASQWVGEYGGASDSTPEAAAKGADIVFACVGNDDDLRAVTVGERGAFGGMKEGAIFVDHTTASAEVARELSAEAKSRGLQFIDAPVSGGNLGAINGALTVMCGGDAKAFATIQPVAMAFSKAVTLLGESGSGQLAKMVNQICIAGLVQGLAEAIAFGQKAGLDMKVVLGVIGKGAAQSWQMDNRGPTMIEGKFDFGFAVDWMRKDLGLVLDEAKRNGARLPVTALVDQFYADVQAQGGQRWDTSSLIKRLT; encoded by the coding sequence ATGAGCACAAGAAGCTACGACCCCATCAAGCCGCAGAAGGTGGCATTCCTCGGCCTGGGTGTGATGGGCTACCCGATGGCGGGTCACCTGAAGCGCGCCGGCCATGACGTGGTGGTCTACAACCGCACCGCGGCGAAAGCCTCGCAGTGGGTGGGCGAGTACGGCGGCGCGAGCGATTCGACACCCGAAGCGGCCGCCAAGGGTGCCGACATCGTGTTCGCCTGCGTGGGCAACGATGACGACCTGCGTGCCGTGACGGTGGGCGAGCGGGGTGCCTTCGGCGGCATGAAGGAAGGCGCGATCTTCGTCGACCACACCACGGCGTCGGCCGAGGTCGCACGCGAGCTGAGTGCCGAAGCGAAATCGCGCGGCCTGCAGTTCATCGATGCGCCCGTGTCGGGCGGCAACCTCGGCGCCATCAACGGCGCGCTCACGGTGATGTGCGGTGGCGATGCCAAGGCCTTCGCCACCATCCAGCCCGTGGCGATGGCATTCTCGAAGGCGGTCACGCTGCTGGGTGAGAGCGGGTCAGGTCAGCTTGCGAAGATGGTCAACCAGATCTGCATCGCCGGCCTGGTGCAAGGCCTGGCGGAGGCGATTGCCTTCGGCCAGAAGGCCGGCCTCGACATGAAGGTTGTGCTCGGCGTGATCGGCAAGGGCGCCGCGCAGAGCTGGCAGATGGACAACCGCGGCCCGACGATGATCGAGGGCAAGTTCGACTTCGGCTTCGCCGTCGACTGGATGCGCAAGGACCTGGGGCTGGTGCTCGACGAGGCCAAGCGCAACGGCGCCCGGCTTCCGGTCACGGCACTGGTCGATCAGTTCTATGCGGATGTTCAGGCGCAGGGCGGCCAGCGCTGGGACACCTCCAGCCTCATCAAGCGCCTGACCTGA
- the proC gene encoding pyrroline-5-carboxylate reductase, giving the protein MTTIAFIGGGNMASAIIGGLLKSGRAPGDILVLEPNADQRSRLQRELQVITLEAPGSVLQRAATVVWAIKPQNFKAAAEASLPHIDKALQFSVMAGIRSDDMARALGTERIVRSMPNTPALIGQGIAGLYARPAVTALERKEVERMLAPTGRTLWVNAEHDLDAVTALSGSGPAYVFYFVEAMMDAAVEMGLSAEQGKTLALATFQGASALAQASPETPAVLRERVTSKGGTTYAALTSMEGSGVKPAIVKALKAAQRRAAELGDEFGR; this is encoded by the coding sequence ATGACCACCATTGCATTCATCGGCGGCGGCAACATGGCCAGCGCCATCATCGGCGGCCTGCTCAAGAGCGGCCGTGCGCCCGGCGACATCCTCGTGCTGGAGCCCAACGCCGACCAGCGCTCCCGCCTGCAGCGCGAGCTGCAGGTGATCACGCTCGAAGCCCCGGGCTCGGTGCTGCAGCGCGCCGCCACCGTGGTGTGGGCGATCAAACCGCAGAACTTCAAGGCCGCGGCCGAGGCGAGCCTGCCGCACATCGACAAGGCCCTGCAGTTCAGCGTGATGGCGGGCATCCGCAGCGACGACATGGCCCGCGCGCTCGGCACCGAGCGCATCGTGCGTTCCATGCCCAACACGCCGGCCTTGATCGGCCAGGGCATCGCCGGTCTCTACGCACGCCCGGCCGTGACGGCCCTCGAACGCAAGGAGGTCGAGCGCATGCTCGCCCCCACCGGCCGCACGCTGTGGGTGAACGCCGAGCACGACCTCGATGCGGTCACCGCGCTGTCGGGTTCGGGCCCGGCCTACGTCTTCTACTTCGTCGAAGCCATGATGGACGCGGCGGTGGAGATGGGCCTGAGCGCAGAGCAAGGCAAGACGCTGGCGCTCGCGACCTTCCAGGGCGCCAGCGCGCTCGCGCAAGCCTCGCCGGAAACGCCCGCCGTGCTGCGCGAGCGTGTCACCTCCAAGGGCGGCACCACCTACGCGGCACTCACCTCGATGGAAGGCAGCGGCGTCAAACCCGCCATCGTGAAGGCGCTGAAGGCGGCGCAGCGCCGCGCCGCCGAGCTGGGCGACGAATTCGGCCGCTGA
- a CDS encoding L-glutamate gamma-semialdehyde dehydrogenase produces the protein MPPDFPPPPTFEPRLPTPFRREAELLSGLLPTLARSLDWPRVIDTASPWVQAVRDKPAPFWAMESLLREYPISSAEGLALMRLAEALLRVPDTETAIALTADQLGRAAFDSQAEGPHKMLATLSASAIGLSKKFLPDGHGEHGLIKRLGAQTVVAATVRAIQLLGRQFVLGRSIREAMNEAAQAREHQPGLRFSYDMLGEGARTEADARRYLAAYLNALDAIAAQRATGDPTTADGISIKLSALFSRYEELQRERVFAELLPRVWQLVERAARANLNLTIDAEESERLELSLDVLDSLAARIAGTHPQWRGFGLAVQAYQTRALDTVNEVARIARRHGLRFMVRLVKGAYWDGEVKRAQELGLPGYPVFTHKHHTDISYLACAQALLSHADVVYPQFATHNAGTIAAILQMARKANAPFEMQRLHGMGEGIYREVMKDPSVAVRVYAPVGEHRDLLAYLVRRLLENGANSSFVHQLADDEVHPDELLASPLVPSASPGLPLPANLYGAQRPNSKGADPTHRDERASFEAALASARPQPIALANVADIAPTMARLQHGQHPWTRTPLSARANTLRRAADMLEARLPEFCGLLVREAHKTLGDAIAEVREAVDFCRYYAEQAEERLAPQSLPGPTGESNELSLHGRGVFVCISPWNFPLAIFTGQVVAALVAGNCVAAKPAEQTPAVAQRMVALLHDAGVPRDTLALLHGPGETIGAGLVADERTAGVCFTGSTAVAKAINRALAAKDGPIVPLIAETGGINAMVVDSTALPEQVIDAVVQSAFRSAGQRCSALRLLCVHESVADPVIEMLRGAMAELTLGDPARLETDVGPVIDDEAFETLQRHIARLRREAMLIGETPLHSTLPRLVAPIAFELPRIADVKQEIFGPVLHVVRWRGAPEAVIAEVNALGYGLTLGLQTRIDGRAHQLADAAHIGNVYVNRNMIGAVVGVQPFGGEGLSGTGPKAGGPHYLYRFCAERTLTINTAAAGGNAALLAGLRN, from the coding sequence ATGCCGCCCGACTTCCCGCCTCCCCCCACCTTCGAGCCGCGCCTGCCAACCCCTTTCCGGCGTGAGGCCGAGCTGCTGTCGGGCCTGCTGCCCACGCTCGCCCGTTCGCTCGACTGGCCCCGTGTGATCGACACCGCATCGCCCTGGGTGCAGGCGGTACGCGACAAGCCGGCGCCCTTCTGGGCGATGGAGTCGCTGCTGCGCGAGTACCCGATCTCCAGTGCCGAAGGCCTTGCGCTGATGCGGCTGGCCGAAGCGCTGCTGCGGGTGCCCGACACCGAGACCGCCATCGCCCTCACCGCCGACCAGCTCGGCCGCGCCGCATTCGACTCGCAGGCCGAGGGCCCGCACAAGATGCTGGCCACGCTGTCGGCCAGCGCGATCGGCTTGTCGAAGAAATTCCTGCCCGATGGCCACGGCGAGCATGGCCTCATCAAACGCCTGGGCGCGCAGACGGTGGTCGCGGCCACCGTGCGCGCCATCCAGCTGCTGGGCCGCCAGTTCGTGCTCGGCCGCTCGATCCGCGAAGCGATGAACGAAGCCGCGCAGGCGCGCGAGCACCAGCCCGGCCTGCGCTTCAGTTACGACATGCTGGGCGAAGGCGCGCGCACCGAGGCCGATGCACGGCGTTACCTCGCCGCCTACCTGAACGCGCTCGACGCGATCGCCGCCCAGCGTGCCACCGGCGACCCCACCACCGCCGATGGCATCTCCATCAAGCTTTCGGCCCTCTTCTCGCGCTACGAAGAACTGCAGCGCGAGCGTGTCTTCGCCGAACTTCTGCCGCGCGTGTGGCAGCTGGTGGAGCGCGCGGCCCGGGCGAACCTCAACCTGACCATCGATGCCGAAGAGAGCGAGCGCCTCGAACTCTCGCTCGACGTGCTCGACAGCCTCGCCGCACGCATCGCCGGCACCCACCCGCAATGGCGCGGCTTCGGCCTCGCGGTGCAGGCCTACCAGACACGCGCGCTCGACACGGTCAACGAAGTCGCCCGCATCGCGCGCCGGCACGGCCTCCGGTTCATGGTGCGGCTGGTGAAGGGCGCGTACTGGGACGGCGAGGTCAAGCGTGCGCAGGAGCTGGGCCTGCCCGGCTACCCGGTCTTCACGCACAAACACCACACCGACATCTCCTACCTCGCCTGCGCGCAGGCGCTGCTGTCGCATGCCGACGTGGTCTACCCACAGTTCGCCACGCACAACGCCGGCACCATCGCCGCCATCCTGCAGATGGCGCGCAAGGCCAACGCACCCTTCGAGATGCAGCGCCTGCACGGCATGGGCGAAGGCATCTACCGCGAGGTGATGAAGGACCCGTCGGTGGCCGTGCGGGTCTACGCGCCGGTCGGCGAGCACCGCGACCTGCTCGCCTACCTCGTGCGCCGCCTGCTGGAGAACGGCGCGAATTCGTCCTTCGTGCACCAGCTGGCCGACGACGAGGTTCACCCCGACGAGCTGCTCGCCTCGCCGCTCGTGCCCTCGGCCTCCCCCGGCCTGCCGCTGCCGGCAAACCTCTACGGCGCGCAGCGGCCCAATTCGAAAGGCGCCGACCCGACCCACCGCGACGAACGCGCGAGCTTCGAAGCCGCGCTCGCCTCGGCCCGCCCGCAGCCGATCGCGCTCGCGAACGTGGCCGACATCGCCCCCACGATGGCCCGCCTGCAACACGGCCAGCACCCGTGGACGCGCACGCCACTCTCGGCCCGCGCCAACACCCTGCGGCGCGCCGCCGACATGCTCGAAGCGCGCCTGCCCGAGTTCTGCGGCCTGCTGGTGCGTGAGGCGCACAAGACGCTGGGCGATGCGATCGCCGAAGTGCGCGAAGCGGTGGACTTCTGCCGCTACTACGCCGAGCAGGCCGAGGAGCGGCTCGCACCCCAATCGCTGCCGGGGCCGACCGGCGAGAGCAACGAACTTTCCTTGCACGGCCGCGGCGTCTTCGTCTGCATCAGCCCGTGGAACTTCCCGCTCGCGATCTTCACCGGCCAGGTGGTGGCCGCCCTCGTCGCCGGCAACTGCGTGGCCGCCAAGCCGGCCGAGCAGACACCGGCCGTCGCGCAGCGCATGGTCGCGCTGCTGCACGACGCGGGCGTGCCGCGCGACACCCTCGCGCTGCTGCACGGCCCCGGTGAGACCATCGGTGCCGGCCTGGTCGCCGACGAACGCACCGCCGGCGTCTGCTTCACCGGGTCCACCGCCGTCGCCAAAGCCATCAACCGCGCGCTTGCCGCCAAAGACGGCCCCATCGTGCCGCTGATCGCCGAGACCGGCGGCATCAACGCGATGGTGGTCGACAGCACCGCCCTGCCCGAGCAGGTGATCGACGCCGTCGTGCAGAGCGCCTTCCGCTCGGCCGGACAGCGCTGCTCGGCGCTGCGGCTGCTGTGCGTGCACGAGAGCGTGGCCGACCCGGTGATCGAGATGCTGCGCGGCGCAATGGCCGAATTGACGCTCGGCGACCCGGCCCGACTCGAGACCGACGTCGGCCCCGTCATCGACGACGAAGCCTTCGAGACCCTGCAACGCCACATCGCCCGCCTGCGCCGCGAGGCGATGCTGATCGGCGAGACGCCGTTGCACAGCACGCTGCCCCGCCTCGTCGCCCCCATCGCCTTCGAACTGCCGCGCATCGCCGACGTGAAGCAGGAAATCTTCGGCCCGGTACTGCACGTGGTGCGCTGGCGCGGCGCGCCCGAGGCGGTGATCGCCGAGGTCAACGCGCTCGGCTACGGCCTCACGCTGGGCCTGCAGACGCGCATCGACGGCCGTGCCCACCAGCTCGCCGACGCGGCGCACATCGGCAACGTCTACGTCAACCGCAACATGATCGGCGCGGTGGTCGGCGTGCAGCCCTTCGGGGGCGAAGGCCTGTCGGGCACCGGCCCGAAGGCCGGGGGCCCCCACTACCTCTACCGCTTCTGCGCCGAACGCACGCTGACGATCAACACCGCAGCGGCCGGCGGCAACGCCGCGCTGCTCGCGGGCTTGCGCAACTAG
- a CDS encoding cyclic nucleotide-binding domain-containing protein: MKKLLDRLKRSSGAASARLSDEGPATDDGYFSTQFNDRGDDVQLATWAERAKQVGAQPLDRKQAEPLFAKLWGADRYVAALSADELLRMSHYLQFVTVPVNQEVIGQDEQGDYMLIVLEGTLAVDRVQPWGGRARLAEARAGDMLGEMSLLDAGTRFSACTTLTPCTLAVVDAQRLDEMIMFEPRLGLALLASLSRRLSLRLRQVSARLSALLSSN; encoded by the coding sequence TTGAAGAAACTCCTGGATCGACTCAAGCGAAGCAGTGGCGCCGCCTCGGCGCGCCTGTCCGACGAAGGGCCGGCCACCGACGACGGCTACTTCTCCACCCAGTTCAACGACCGTGGCGACGACGTGCAGCTCGCCACCTGGGCCGAGCGCGCCAAGCAGGTGGGCGCGCAGCCGCTCGATCGCAAGCAGGCCGAGCCGCTCTTCGCCAAGCTGTGGGGAGCCGACCGTTATGTCGCCGCGCTGAGCGCCGACGAGCTGCTGCGCATGAGCCACTACCTCCAGTTCGTGACCGTGCCGGTCAACCAGGAGGTGATCGGGCAAGACGAGCAGGGTGATTACATGCTGATCGTGCTCGAAGGCACGTTGGCGGTCGACCGCGTGCAACCCTGGGGCGGGCGTGCCCGCTTGGCGGAAGCGCGCGCCGGTGACATGCTCGGCGAGATGTCGCTGCTCGACGCCGGCACCCGCTTTTCCGCCTGCACCACGCTCACGCCGTGCACGCTGGCGGTGGTCGACGCGCAGCGTCTGGATGAGATGATCATGTTCGAGCCGCGGCTCGGCCTGGCCCTGCTGGCCTCGCTGTCGCGGCGCCTGTCGCTGCGCCTGCGGCAGGTGAGTGCCCGCCTGAGTGCTCTGTTGTCGAGCAACTGA
- a CDS encoding type IV pilus twitching motility protein PilT: MDITQLLAFSVKNKASDLHLSAGLPPMIRVHGDVRRINVDPLEHKQVHEMVYDIMNDSQRKAYEETLECDFSFEIQGLARFRVNAFNQNRGAGAVFRTIPSKILTLEQLNTPKVFAELALKPRGLVLVTGPTGSGKSTTLAAMVNHLNENEYGHVLTVEDPIEFVHESKKCLVNQREVGPHTLSFSNALRSALREDPDAILVGEMRDLETIRLALTAAETGHLVFGTLHTSSAAKTIDRVVDVFPAAEKEMVRAMLSESLVAVISQTLCKLKDGSGRVAAHEIMLGTAAIRNLIRENKIAQMYSSIQTGNTVGMQTLDQNLSDLVRRNIIAPAEARNKAKFPENFPG, from the coding sequence ATGGACATCACCCAACTGTTGGCGTTCTCGGTCAAGAACAAAGCGTCCGACTTGCACCTCTCTGCCGGCCTGCCTCCGATGATCCGTGTGCACGGCGACGTGCGGCGCATCAACGTCGACCCGCTCGAGCACAAGCAGGTGCACGAGATGGTCTACGACATCATGAACGACTCGCAGCGCAAGGCGTATGAAGAAACGCTCGAGTGCGACTTCTCGTTCGAGATCCAGGGCCTCGCGCGTTTCCGCGTCAACGCCTTCAACCAGAACCGCGGCGCGGGCGCCGTGTTCCGGACGATTCCCTCGAAGATCCTCACGCTCGAGCAGCTCAACACGCCCAAGGTATTCGCCGAACTCGCACTCAAGCCACGCGGCCTGGTGCTCGTGACGGGGCCGACGGGCTCGGGCAAGTCGACCACGCTCGCCGCGATGGTCAACCACCTGAACGAAAACGAATACGGTCACGTGCTGACGGTCGAAGACCCGATCGAGTTCGTGCACGAGTCGAAGAAGTGCCTGGTCAACCAGCGTGAGGTCGGCCCGCACACCCTGAGCTTCTCGAACGCGCTGCGCTCCGCGCTGCGCGAAGACCCCGACGCCATCCTGGTCGGCGAAATGCGCGACCTGGAGACCATCCGCCTCGCGCTGACCGCCGCTGAAACGGGCCACCTGGTGTTCGGCACGCTGCACACGAGCTCCGCTGCCAAGACCATCGACCGCGTGGTCGACGTGTTCCCGGCGGCAGAAAAGGAAATGGTGCGCGCGATGCTCTCCGAGTCGCTCGTCGCCGTGATCTCGCAGACCCTGTGCAAGCTGAAGGACGGCAGCGGCCGTGTCGCCGCGCACGAGATCATGTTGGGCACTGCGGCCATCCGAAATCTCATCCGCGAAAACAAGATCGCACAGATGTACTCGTCGATCCAGACCGGCAACACGGTGGGCATGCAGACGCTCGACCAGAACCTGTCCGACCTCGTCCGCCGCAACATCATTGCGCCGGCCGAAGCGCGCAACAAGGCCAAGTTCCCCGAAAACTTCCCCGGCTGA
- a CDS encoding BON domain-containing protein — MIRQPIRTTLVVSLLAATTALSGCAALLVGGAVVGGSLLATDRRSSGTQLDDQAIEFKANSRIRDLLGDKGHVNATSYNRLLLLTGEVPTEADRTNLEQALSRIDNVKSVVNELAPMFASSLSQRSNDALVTSKVKATLVDAGDISSNAFKVVTERGVVYLMGRVTEREADRAVDLTRSISGVQKVVKVLEVVSEAELAEIDPKAVPKSAAAK, encoded by the coding sequence TCAGCCCATCCGGACCACCCTCGTCGTCAGCCTGCTGGCCGCCACCACCGCCCTCTCGGGCTGCGCCGCGCTGCTGGTGGGAGGGGCCGTCGTCGGCGGCTCGCTGCTGGCCACCGACCGCCGCAGCTCGGGCACGCAGCTCGACGACCAGGCCATCGAGTTCAAGGCCAACAGCCGCATCCGCGACCTGCTGGGCGACAAAGGCCACGTCAACGCGACGAGCTACAACCGCCTGCTGCTCCTGACCGGCGAAGTGCCCACCGAAGCCGATCGCACCAACCTCGAACAGGCGCTCTCGCGCATCGACAACGTGAAGTCGGTGGTCAACGAACTCGCGCCGATGTTTGCGAGCTCGCTGAGCCAGCGCTCCAACGACGCGCTCGTCACGAGCAAGGTCAAGGCCACGCTGGTGGACGCCGGCGACATCAGCTCCAACGCCTTCAAGGTGGTCACCGAGCGCGGGGTCGTCTACCTGATGGGCCGCGTGACCGAGCGCGAAGCCGATCGCGCCGTCGACCTCACCCGCAGCATCAGCGGCGTGCAGAAGGTGGTGAAGGTGCTCGAGGTCGTGTCGGAGGCCGAGCTCGCGGAGATCGACCCCAAGGCGGTCCCGAAGTCCGCCGCGGCCAAATAA